A part of Terriglobales bacterium genomic DNA contains:
- a CDS encoding styrene monooxygenase/indole monooxygenase family protein — MRKIAIVGAGQSGLQLALGLQQQGYGVTVVSNRTPEQIRAGRVTSSQFMFHDSLQNERDLGINLWEKQCPITEGIAFSIPAPDGSRALFWEARLDHYGQSIDQRVKFSGWMAEFARRGGKLVIEDAGPEHLEQYAHTHDLVLVASGKGEIARLFERDASRSPYSTPMRALALTYVTNMVPREPYPAVAFSLMPGVGEYFVFPALTLSGPCEIMVFEGVVGGPMDCWQDVKTPQQHLARSKEILAKFLPWEAARCHNIQLTDDMGILTGRFAPTVRKPVCKLPSGAVVLGMADVVVLNDPITGQGSNTASKAAKVYMDRILERGSKPFDAAWMQGTFDAFWSYAQWVVRWTNSLLVPPEPQILQLMGAASQIPALASRIANGFNNPPDYSPWWFGTAEAESLIQRLQKEASVA, encoded by the coding sequence ATGAGAAAGATCGCGATTGTCGGAGCCGGACAATCCGGCCTGCAGTTGGCGCTAGGGCTGCAGCAGCAGGGTTACGGCGTCACCGTCGTCTCCAACCGCACGCCCGAGCAGATTCGCGCCGGCCGGGTCACATCCAGCCAGTTCATGTTCCACGACTCCTTGCAGAACGAGCGCGACCTCGGCATCAACCTCTGGGAGAAGCAGTGTCCCATCACCGAAGGCATCGCCTTCTCCATCCCTGCTCCCGATGGCAGCCGCGCTCTCTTCTGGGAGGCCCGGCTCGACCACTACGGCCAGTCCATCGATCAGCGCGTGAAGTTCTCGGGTTGGATGGCGGAGTTTGCTCGCCGCGGCGGCAAGCTGGTGATCGAGGACGCCGGTCCGGAGCACCTGGAGCAGTACGCCCACACCCACGACCTCGTCCTGGTCGCTTCCGGCAAGGGAGAAATCGCCCGCCTGTTCGAGCGCGACGCCTCCCGCTCTCCCTACTCCACTCCCATGCGCGCCCTCGCGCTCACCTACGTCACCAACATGGTGCCCCGCGAGCCCTACCCCGCGGTGGCCTTCAGCCTCATGCCCGGCGTGGGCGAATACTTTGTTTTCCCCGCCCTCACCCTCAGCGGCCCCTGCGAGATCATGGTGTTTGAAGGCGTGGTCGGCGGGCCCATGGACTGCTGGCAGGATGTGAAAACGCCCCAGCAGCACCTGGCCCGCAGCAAGGAGATCCTCGCCAAGTTCCTGCCCTGGGAAGCCGCGCGCTGCCACAACATTCAACTCACCGACGACATGGGCATCCTGACCGGCCGCTTCGCCCCCACCGTCCGCAAGCCTGTCTGCAAGCTGCCGTCCGGCGCCGTGGTCCTGGGTATGGCGGATGTAGTGGTGCTCAACGATCCCATCACCGGCCAGGGCTCGAACACTGCCAGCAAGGCGGCGAAGGTGTACATGGACCGCATCCTGGAGCGCGGCTCGAAGCCCTTCGATGCCGCCTGGATGCAAGGCACCTTCGATGCCTTCTGGAGCTACGCCCAGTGGGTGGTGCGTTGGACCAACTCGTTATTGGTGCCACCTGAGCCCCAGATCCTGCAGCTCATGGGCGCCGCCAGCCAGATTCCGGCGCTCGCCAGCCGGATCGCGAATGGATTTAACAACCCGCCGGACTACAGCCCTTGGTGGTTCGGCACCGCAGAGGCCGAATCCCTGATTCAGCGCCTGCAGAAGGAGGCGTCGGTCGCCTAG
- a CDS encoding nitrilase-related carbon-nitrogen hydrolase yields the protein MVEQYMALALQPTMRGCRKRSEVITNLKHIGELIDASVWLSAIDLPVRLITIPEGSLQGFTDEVFDWDHRKYVQEMALDIPGDETEFLGRKARQHNAFVIAQAKVKHPEFPERFFNCAFIIDPSGNVIHRHYKLQVFAREHSTVPHDVWDRWVELYGENLDAFYPVCDTEIGRIGTIICMEGSYPETARGLAMNGAEIIYRPSYPEPYVANGLWEIQNRARALDNTCYVIAPNVACYYLTQESETAIDTFGGASMIVDYQGRMVSEHKYGSGSSYAGGIIDIEALRQYRTRSLWGNWMKDLRTEQYRLIYDRPIYPKNLCLEEPPRRHEQNDAIVRAQIESMIDRDIFRRAGTKKGEAKERPAEKVLAD from the coding sequence ATGGTTGAGCAATATATGGCTCTGGCTTTGCAGCCCACCATGCGCGGCTGCCGCAAGCGTTCCGAAGTCATCACCAACCTCAAGCACATCGGCGAACTCATCGACGCCTCGGTGTGGCTCAGCGCCATCGATCTCCCCGTGCGCTTGATCACCATCCCCGAGGGCTCTCTGCAAGGCTTCACCGATGAGGTCTTCGACTGGGACCATCGCAAATACGTGCAGGAGATGGCGCTCGATATCCCCGGTGACGAAACCGAGTTCCTGGGTCGCAAGGCGCGTCAGCACAACGCCTTTGTCATCGCCCAGGCCAAGGTGAAGCACCCCGAGTTTCCCGAGCGTTTCTTCAACTGCGCCTTCATCATCGACCCCAGCGGCAACGTGATCCACCGGCACTACAAGCTGCAGGTGTTCGCGCGCGAGCACTCCACCGTCCCCCACGACGTGTGGGATCGCTGGGTGGAACTCTATGGCGAGAACCTGGACGCCTTCTACCCGGTTTGCGATACCGAGATCGGCCGCATCGGCACCATCATCTGCATGGAGGGCTCCTATCCGGAAACGGCCCGCGGCCTGGCCATGAACGGTGCCGAGATCATCTACCGGCCCAGCTACCCTGAGCCTTACGTAGCCAACGGCTTGTGGGAGATCCAAAACCGTGCCCGCGCCTTGGACAACACCTGCTATGTGATCGCTCCCAACGTCGCCTGTTACTACCTGACGCAGGAGTCGGAAACCGCCATCGACACCTTCGGCGGCGCGTCCATGATCGTCGACTACCAGGGACGCATGGTTTCCGAACACAAGTACGGTTCGGGTTCCTCCTACGCCGGAGGCATCATCGACATCGAAGCTCTGCGCCAGTACCGCACGCGCTCCCTGTGGGGCAACTGGATGAAGGACCTGCGCACGGAACAGTACCGGTTGATCTATGACCGGCCCATCTACCCCAAGAACCTGTGCCTGGAGGAACCTCCCCGCCGGCACGAGCAGAACGACGCCATCGTTCGCGCCCAGATCGAGTCGATGATTGACCGCGATATCTTCCGGCGCGCGGGCACGAAGAAGGGCGAAGCGAAAGAGCGGCCCGCCGAAAAAGTGCTCGCCGATTGA